The Coffea arabica cultivar ET-39 chromosome 4e, Coffea Arabica ET-39 HiFi, whole genome shotgun sequence genome includes a window with the following:
- the LOC113742223 gene encoding zinc finger protein BRUTUS-like At1g74770 isoform X6, producing MAGEEPEKEDGEEDAITVTEALLPCLDGAKLVDAPILFFVLSHKAFVRELEQLHRSALEVADTGSPDRQFVDDLGRRFDFFKLVYKYHAAAEDEVRTEEIVFPALNSKVKNVVTTSALEHKCINDDFCSAVQCLDLLRKECEDFTHLFQKLIFSISSIKSAICEHMLKEEKLVFPLVIGQFSSEEQAKLVWQYICSVPIALLEDFLPWMACSLPPDEKLDLLDCMKIVVSKEEVLEEVVISWLNNKKPSPPGACNVYGQGAQFYSGHVSSMEILKIHPNTFDFGEEEKSKLCSIYTSIGPNPLDGIYIWNTALARDFRKVLDELYQIRSLNNMSNLSSIVVQLQFLLDVLISYSNALDQIFFPLVNDLSKNVLPLSCTRLVEKGQVERLQFLLYGVLQDGAQPSNFLKGLCREVELLVRGISKNLTHIETEVYSSIGKKCSHNMLLWLLYAGLKTMPLGLLKCTVLWFSATLLDEQFKTMLDAMTDACPLGNKPILILLHSWVRMGYLGKISMERFAKDLQENFIRGIYFTSDRIGEDVGFANLKFDMQACTIFNTIESEPSPAVKDNKMVCNPSSSHSKTNEKLESGGMTLHKFSPQMWSNILSVVRHPAENGIAKKVLALELRPMDHFVCFHKALIRDLDYIVFLSANMAKSFQFIPDLRRHFELLKFLYDIHSASEDEVVFPALESKGKLKNITQSYTIDHKLEEENFAKVSSLLNDIATLHDDLDKPGEGSLQYRQMCLKLHETCLSMQKIISGHIHREEIQLWPLFGEYFSTEEQEKMLGCMLGRTRAETLQEMIPWLMSALTQDEQHALISLWRRATKNTNFEQWLGEWWEDMKDYCVAKDEEESSFPPSLAANPLEVVSVYLGEQTCRESKLSGKEVSDNNAEHSGYICPYSKDFKGGQNNDKYEDLVNCGEELDKKTDQQIVDDQADKAGQNIQACHDEHPLELNQKELETAIRRVSRDPTLDSQKKSHIIQSLIMSRWIVTQQNSNTLSAAANDREEDFGQYPSYQDSLNEIFGCKHYKRNCKLLAACCSKLFTCIKCHDEFTDHSMERKAITKMMCMKCLVIQPVGPKCSNNACNNFPMAKYYCPVCKLFDDERKIYHCPYCNLCRVGKGLGIDYFHCMNCNACMSRSLSVHICREKCFEDNCPICHEYIFTSSSPVKALPCGHLMHSVCFQEYTYTHYTCPICSKSLGDMQWTLLYSNC from the exons ATGGCCGGCGAAGAACCCGAAAAGGAGGATGGGGAGGAGGATGCAATAACAGTAACAGAGGCCTTATTACCTTGCCTGGATGGTGCGAAACTGGTTGATGCACCTattcttttctttgttctttctcACAAGGCTTTTGTCAGGGAGCTTGAGCAGCTCCACCGCTCCGCCCTGGAGGTGGCTGACACTGGGTCCCCTGATCGCCAGTTTGTGGATGATCTTGGCCGGAGGTTTGACTTCTTTAAGCTTGTTTATAAGTACCACGCTGCAGCGGAAGATGAGGTGAGGACTGAGGAG ATTGTATTTCCAGCTCTAAATAGCAAAGTAAAGAACGTGGTGACTACATCTGCATTAGAACATAAGTGCATCAATGATGACTTCTGCTCCGCAGTCCAGTGCTTGGATCTTTTAAGAAAAGAGTGTGAAGATTTTACCCATCTGTTTCAAAAACTCATCTTCTCCATCAGCTCTATAAAGTCCGCTATCTGCGAGCATATGCTGAAGGAAGAAAAATTG GTTTTTCCTTTGGTGATAGGACAATTCTCTTCTGAAGAACAGGCTAAGCTTGTTTGGCAGTATATCTGCAGTGTTCCTATTGCTTTATTGGAAGATTTTCTGCCGTGGATGGCTTGTTCTCTTCCTCCAGATGAGAAACTAGACCTTCTGGATTGCATGAAGATTGTTGTATCCAAGGAAGAAGTGCTTGAAGAG GTGGTCATCTCTTGGCTTAATAATAAGAAACCTTCTCCTCCTGGAGCCTGCAATGTCTATGGACAAGGAGCTCAATTTTACAGTGGACACGTTAGCTCCATGGAGATACTCAAGATACATCCAAATACATTTGATTTTGgtgaagaagaaaaatcaaagCTCTGTTCCATTTACACATCTATAGGACCAAACCCACTTGATGGCATTTACATTTGGAATACTGCTCTTGCAAGAGATTTCAGGAAAGTTCTGGATGAGTTATACCAAATAAGAAGCTTGAACAACATGTCAAACTTGTCTTCCATAGTAGTTCAGCTACAATTCCTTTTAGATGTCCTTATCTCCTACAG CAACGCATTGGATCAAATATTTTTTCCCCTGGTAAATGACCTTTCCAAGAATGTCCTACCATTATCTTGCACACGACTTGTGGAGAAAGGTCAAGTCGAAAGGCTTCAATTCTTGCTGTACGGAGTGCTTCAAGATGGAGCGCAACCAAGCAATTTCCTGAAGGGCCTTTGCAGGGAAGTGGAGTTGCTTGTGAGAGGAATTAGCAAAAACCTGACACATATAGAAACAGAG GTATATTCTTCTATTGGCAAGAAGTGCAGCCATAATATGCTGCTGTGGCTGTTATATGCAGGTCTCAAAACTATGCCTCTTGGGTTGTTAAAATGCACTGTTCTTTGGTTTTCTGCTACTTTATTGGATGAGCAGTTCAAGACCATGCTGGACGCCATGACAGATGCATGCCCTTTAGGCAACAAGCCAATTTTAATTCTGTTGCATAGTTGGGTTCGCATGGGTTATTTAGGTAAAATATCCATGGAAAGGTTTGCAAAAGATCTGCAAGAAAATTTTATCAGAGGAATCTATTTCACATCTGATCGAATTGGGGAGGATGTTGGGTTTGCTAATTTAAAGTTTGATATGCAAGCCTGCACTATATTTAACACCATAGAATCTGAGCCGAGCCCTGCTGTAAAAGATAACAAGATGGTCTGCAACCCCTCATCTTCTCATTCCAAAACCAATGAGAAGCTTGAATCTGGTGGAATGACTCTTCATAAATTCTCCCCTCAAATGtggagcaatattctttctgtTGTGAGACATCCTGCTGAGAATGGCATTGCCAAAAAAGTTTTGGCTCTAGAATTAAGACCAATGGATCATTTTGTGTGCTTTCACAAAGCTCTCATAAGAGATCTGGACTACATTGTCTTTCTTTCAGCTAACATGGCCAAAAGCTTTCAGTTTATCCCTGATTTACGTAGACATTTTGAACTTCTAAAGTTTCTGTATGACATTCACAGTGCTTCAGAGGATGAGGTTGTCTTTCCGGCTCTAGAATCAAAGGGGAAACTCAAAAACATTACCCAGTCTTACACCATTGACCATAAATTGGAGGAGGAAAACTTCGCCAAAGTTTCATCTCTGCTAAATGACATTGCCACCCTGCATGATGATCTAGACAAACCGGGTGAGGGAAGTCTACAATATCGACAGATGTGTTTGAAGCTCCATGAGACTTGCCTGTCTATGCAGAAAATAATCTCGGGGCATATTCATCgtgaagaaattcaactttGGCCTTTATTTGGAGAATACTTTTCCACTGAGGAACAAGAAAAGATGTTAGGGTGTATGCTTGGCAGAACTAGAGCTGAAACTCTACAAGAAATGATACCCTGGTTGATGTCAGCTTTAACCCAAGATGAACAACATGCCCTGATTTCTCTGTGGCGTAGGGCTACAAAAAATACCAATTTTGAACAATGGTTAGGAGAATGGTGGGAAGATATGAAAGATTATTGTGTTGCTAAGGATGAAGAAGAATCCTCTTTTCCTCCTTCCTTGGCTGCTAACCCTCTGGAAGTTGTCTCAGTGTATCTGGGGGAACAAACATGCAGAGAAAGCAAACTTTCAGGAAAAGAAGTTTCTGATAACAATGCTGAGCATTCTGGGTATATATGTCCATATTCAAAAGATTTCAAAGGTGGTCAAAACAATGATAAATATGAAGATCTAGTCAACTGTGGTGAAGAACTTGATAAGAAAACTGATCAGCAAATTGTTGATGATCAAGCTGATAAAGCTGGACAAAACATTCAGGCGTGCCATGATGAGCATCCACTGGAATTAAATCAAAAGGAGCTGGAAACTGCAATAAGAAGAGTGTCCCGTGATCCTACATTGgattctcagaagaaatcacaTATCATCCAGAGCCTGATAATGAG CCGTTGGATTGTAACACAACAGAATTCGAACACGTTGAGTGCTGCGGCTAATGATAGAGAAGAAGATTTTGGCCAGTATCCATCTTATCAGGATTCTCTCAATGAAATTTTCGGCTGCAAGCACTACAAACGCAACTGTAAACTTCTTGCTGCATGTTGCAGCAAACTGTTTACATGCATAAAATGTCATGACGAGTTCACGGATCATTCTATGGAAAG AAAAGCTATTACAAAAATGATGTGCATGAAATGCTTGGTAATTCAACCAGTTGGCCCAAAATGCTCAAACAATGCTTGCAATAATTTTCCAATGGCAAAATACTATTGCCCAGTTTGCAAACTATTTGATGATGAAAG GAAAATTTATCACTGCCCTTATTGCAATCTGTGCCGAGTTGGGAAGGGATTGGGTATTGATTACTTCCATTGTATGAATTGTAATGCTTGCATGTCACGGTCTCTTTCCGTGCATATCTGCAGAGAGAAGTGCTTTGAGGACAACTGCCCAATCTGCCATGAATACATTTTTACCTCAAGCTCTCCAGTCAAGGCACTTCCATGTGGTCATTTAATGCACTCAGTATGTTTTCAG GAATACACATATACTCATTATACCTGCCCAATTTGTAGCAAGTCACTTGGGGACATGCAG TGGACATTGCTTTACAGCAACTGTTGA
- the LOC113742223 gene encoding zinc finger protein BRUTUS-like At1g74770 isoform X7, giving the protein MAGEEPEKEDGEEDAITVTEALLPCLDGAKLVDAPILFFVLSHKAFVRELEQLHRSALEVADTGSPDRQFVDDLGRRFDFFKLVYKYHAAAEDEVRTEEIVFPALNSKVKNVVTTSALEHKCINDDFCSAVQCLDLLRKECEDFTHLFQKLIFSISSIKSAICEHMLKEEKLVFPLVIGQFSSEEQAKLVWQYICSVPIALLEDFLPWMACSLPPDEKLDLLDCMKIVVSKEEVLEEVVISWLNNKKPSPPGACNVYGQGAQFYSGHVSSMEILKIHPNTFDFGEEEKSKLCSIYTSIGPNPLDGIYIWNTALARDFRKVLDELYQIRSLNNMSNLSSIVVQLQFLLDVLISYSNALDQIFFPLVNDLSKNVLPLSCTRLVEKGQVERLQFLLYGVLQDGAQPSNFLKGLCREVELLVRGISKNLTHIETEVYSSIGKKCSHNMLLWLLYAGLKTMPLGLLKCTVLWFSATLLDEQFKTMLDAMTDACPLGNKPILILLHSWVRMGYLGKISMERFAKDLQENFIRGIYFTSDRIGEDVGFANLKFDMQACTIFNTIESEPSPAVKDNKMVCNPSSSHSKTNEKLESGGMTLHKFSPQMWSNILSVVRHPAENGIAKKVLALELRPMDHFVCFHKALIRDLDYIVFLSANMAKSFQFIPDLRRHFELLKFLYDIHSASEDEVVFPALESKGKLKNITQSYTIDHKLEEENFAKVSSLLNDIATLHDDLDKPGEGSLQYRQMCLKLHETCLSMQKIISGHIHREEIQLWPLFGEYFSTEEQEKMLGCMLGRTRAETLQEMIPWLMSALTQDEQHALISLWRRATKNTNFEQWLGEWWEDMKDYCVAKDEEESSFPPSLAANPLEVVSVYLGEQTCRESKLSGKEVSDNNAEHSGYICPYSKDFKGGQNNDKYEDLVNCGEELDKKTDQQIVDDQADKAGQNIQACHDEHPLELNQKELETAIRRVSRDPTLDSQKKSHIIQSLIMSRWIVTQQNSNTLSAAANDREEDFGQYPSYQDSLNEIFGCKHYKRNCKLLAACCSKLFTCIKCHDEFTDHSMERKAITKMMCMKCLVIQPVGPKCSNNACNNFPMAKYYCPVCKLFDDERKIYHCPYCNLCRVGKGLGIDYFHCMNCNACMSRSLSVHICREKCFEDNCPICHEYIFTSSSPVKALPCGHLMHSEYTYTHYTCPICSKSLGDMQWTLLYSNC; this is encoded by the exons ATGGCCGGCGAAGAACCCGAAAAGGAGGATGGGGAGGAGGATGCAATAACAGTAACAGAGGCCTTATTACCTTGCCTGGATGGTGCGAAACTGGTTGATGCACCTattcttttctttgttctttctcACAAGGCTTTTGTCAGGGAGCTTGAGCAGCTCCACCGCTCCGCCCTGGAGGTGGCTGACACTGGGTCCCCTGATCGCCAGTTTGTGGATGATCTTGGCCGGAGGTTTGACTTCTTTAAGCTTGTTTATAAGTACCACGCTGCAGCGGAAGATGAGGTGAGGACTGAGGAG ATTGTATTTCCAGCTCTAAATAGCAAAGTAAAGAACGTGGTGACTACATCTGCATTAGAACATAAGTGCATCAATGATGACTTCTGCTCCGCAGTCCAGTGCTTGGATCTTTTAAGAAAAGAGTGTGAAGATTTTACCCATCTGTTTCAAAAACTCATCTTCTCCATCAGCTCTATAAAGTCCGCTATCTGCGAGCATATGCTGAAGGAAGAAAAATTG GTTTTTCCTTTGGTGATAGGACAATTCTCTTCTGAAGAACAGGCTAAGCTTGTTTGGCAGTATATCTGCAGTGTTCCTATTGCTTTATTGGAAGATTTTCTGCCGTGGATGGCTTGTTCTCTTCCTCCAGATGAGAAACTAGACCTTCTGGATTGCATGAAGATTGTTGTATCCAAGGAAGAAGTGCTTGAAGAG GTGGTCATCTCTTGGCTTAATAATAAGAAACCTTCTCCTCCTGGAGCCTGCAATGTCTATGGACAAGGAGCTCAATTTTACAGTGGACACGTTAGCTCCATGGAGATACTCAAGATACATCCAAATACATTTGATTTTGgtgaagaagaaaaatcaaagCTCTGTTCCATTTACACATCTATAGGACCAAACCCACTTGATGGCATTTACATTTGGAATACTGCTCTTGCAAGAGATTTCAGGAAAGTTCTGGATGAGTTATACCAAATAAGAAGCTTGAACAACATGTCAAACTTGTCTTCCATAGTAGTTCAGCTACAATTCCTTTTAGATGTCCTTATCTCCTACAG CAACGCATTGGATCAAATATTTTTTCCCCTGGTAAATGACCTTTCCAAGAATGTCCTACCATTATCTTGCACACGACTTGTGGAGAAAGGTCAAGTCGAAAGGCTTCAATTCTTGCTGTACGGAGTGCTTCAAGATGGAGCGCAACCAAGCAATTTCCTGAAGGGCCTTTGCAGGGAAGTGGAGTTGCTTGTGAGAGGAATTAGCAAAAACCTGACACATATAGAAACAGAG GTATATTCTTCTATTGGCAAGAAGTGCAGCCATAATATGCTGCTGTGGCTGTTATATGCAGGTCTCAAAACTATGCCTCTTGGGTTGTTAAAATGCACTGTTCTTTGGTTTTCTGCTACTTTATTGGATGAGCAGTTCAAGACCATGCTGGACGCCATGACAGATGCATGCCCTTTAGGCAACAAGCCAATTTTAATTCTGTTGCATAGTTGGGTTCGCATGGGTTATTTAGGTAAAATATCCATGGAAAGGTTTGCAAAAGATCTGCAAGAAAATTTTATCAGAGGAATCTATTTCACATCTGATCGAATTGGGGAGGATGTTGGGTTTGCTAATTTAAAGTTTGATATGCAAGCCTGCACTATATTTAACACCATAGAATCTGAGCCGAGCCCTGCTGTAAAAGATAACAAGATGGTCTGCAACCCCTCATCTTCTCATTCCAAAACCAATGAGAAGCTTGAATCTGGTGGAATGACTCTTCATAAATTCTCCCCTCAAATGtggagcaatattctttctgtTGTGAGACATCCTGCTGAGAATGGCATTGCCAAAAAAGTTTTGGCTCTAGAATTAAGACCAATGGATCATTTTGTGTGCTTTCACAAAGCTCTCATAAGAGATCTGGACTACATTGTCTTTCTTTCAGCTAACATGGCCAAAAGCTTTCAGTTTATCCCTGATTTACGTAGACATTTTGAACTTCTAAAGTTTCTGTATGACATTCACAGTGCTTCAGAGGATGAGGTTGTCTTTCCGGCTCTAGAATCAAAGGGGAAACTCAAAAACATTACCCAGTCTTACACCATTGACCATAAATTGGAGGAGGAAAACTTCGCCAAAGTTTCATCTCTGCTAAATGACATTGCCACCCTGCATGATGATCTAGACAAACCGGGTGAGGGAAGTCTACAATATCGACAGATGTGTTTGAAGCTCCATGAGACTTGCCTGTCTATGCAGAAAATAATCTCGGGGCATATTCATCgtgaagaaattcaactttGGCCTTTATTTGGAGAATACTTTTCCACTGAGGAACAAGAAAAGATGTTAGGGTGTATGCTTGGCAGAACTAGAGCTGAAACTCTACAAGAAATGATACCCTGGTTGATGTCAGCTTTAACCCAAGATGAACAACATGCCCTGATTTCTCTGTGGCGTAGGGCTACAAAAAATACCAATTTTGAACAATGGTTAGGAGAATGGTGGGAAGATATGAAAGATTATTGTGTTGCTAAGGATGAAGAAGAATCCTCTTTTCCTCCTTCCTTGGCTGCTAACCCTCTGGAAGTTGTCTCAGTGTATCTGGGGGAACAAACATGCAGAGAAAGCAAACTTTCAGGAAAAGAAGTTTCTGATAACAATGCTGAGCATTCTGGGTATATATGTCCATATTCAAAAGATTTCAAAGGTGGTCAAAACAATGATAAATATGAAGATCTAGTCAACTGTGGTGAAGAACTTGATAAGAAAACTGATCAGCAAATTGTTGATGATCAAGCTGATAAAGCTGGACAAAACATTCAGGCGTGCCATGATGAGCATCCACTGGAATTAAATCAAAAGGAGCTGGAAACTGCAATAAGAAGAGTGTCCCGTGATCCTACATTGgattctcagaagaaatcacaTATCATCCAGAGCCTGATAATGAG CCGTTGGATTGTAACACAACAGAATTCGAACACGTTGAGTGCTGCGGCTAATGATAGAGAAGAAGATTTTGGCCAGTATCCATCTTATCAGGATTCTCTCAATGAAATTTTCGGCTGCAAGCACTACAAACGCAACTGTAAACTTCTTGCTGCATGTTGCAGCAAACTGTTTACATGCATAAAATGTCATGACGAGTTCACGGATCATTCTATGGAAAG AAAAGCTATTACAAAAATGATGTGCATGAAATGCTTGGTAATTCAACCAGTTGGCCCAAAATGCTCAAACAATGCTTGCAATAATTTTCCAATGGCAAAATACTATTGCCCAGTTTGCAAACTATTTGATGATGAAAG GAAAATTTATCACTGCCCTTATTGCAATCTGTGCCGAGTTGGGAAGGGATTGGGTATTGATTACTTCCATTGTATGAATTGTAATGCTTGCATGTCACGGTCTCTTTCCGTGCATATCTGCAGAGAGAAGTGCTTTGAGGACAACTGCCCAATCTGCCATGAATACATTTTTACCTCAAGCTCTCCAGTCAAGGCACTTCCATGTGGTCATTTAATGCACTCA GAATACACATATACTCATTATACCTGCCCAATTTGTAGCAAGTCACTTGGGGACATGCAG TGGACATTGCTTTACAGCAACTGTTGA
- the LOC113742223 gene encoding zinc finger protein BRUTUS-like At1g74770 isoform X9 encodes MAGEEPEKEDGEEDAITVTEALLPCLDGAKLVDAPILFFVLSHKAFVRELEQLHRSALEVADTGSPDRQFVDDLGRRFDFFKLVYKYHAAAEDEVRTEEIVFPALNSKVKNVVTTSALEHKCINDDFCSAVQCLDLLRKECEDFTHLFQKLIFSISSIKSAICEHMLKEEKLVFPLVIGQFSSEEQAKLVWQYICSVPIALLEDFLPWMACSLPPDEKLDLLDCMKIVVSKEEVLEEVVISWLNNKKPSPPGACNVYGQGAQFYSGHVSSMEILKIHPNTFDFGEEEKSKLCSIYTSIGPNPLDGIYIWNTALARDFRKVLDELYQIRSLNNMSNLSSIVVQLQFLLDVLISYSNALDQIFFPLVNDLSKNVLPLSCTRLVEKGQVERLQFLLYGVLQDGAQPSNFLKGLCREVELLVRGISKNLTHIETEVYSSIGKKCSHNMLLWLLYAGLKTMPLGLLKCTVLWFSATLLDEQFKTMLDAMTDACPLGNKPILILLHSWVRMGYLGKISMERFAKDLQENFIRGIYFTSDRIGEDVGFANLKFDMQACTIFNTIESEPSPAVKDNKMVCNPSSSHSKTNEKLESGGMTLHKFSPQMWSNILSVVRHPAENGIAKKVLALELRPMDHFVCFHKALIRDLDYIVFLSANMAKSFQFIPDLRRHFELLKFLYDIHSASEDEVVFPALESKGKLKNITQSYTIDHKLEEENFAKVSSLLNDIATLHDDLDKPGEGSLQYRQMCLKLHETCLSMQKIISGHIHREEIQLWPLFGEYFSTEEQEKMLGCMLGRTRAETLQEMIPWLMSALTQDEQHALISLWRRATKNTNFEQWLGEWWEDMKDYCVAKDEEESSFPPSLAANPLEVVSVYLGEQTCRESKLSGKEVSDNNAEHSGYICPYSKDFKGGQNNDKYEDLVNCGEELDKKTDQQIVDDQADKAGQNIQACHDEHPLELNQKELETAIRRVSRDPTLDSQKKSHIIQSLIMSRWIVTQQNSNTLSAAANDREEDFGQYPSYQDSLNEIFGCKHYKRNCKLLAACCSKLFTCIKCHDEFTDHSMERKAITKMMCMKCLVIQPVGPKCSNNACNNFPMAKYYCPVCKLFDDERYLSHVQNSLKIN; translated from the exons ATGGCCGGCGAAGAACCCGAAAAGGAGGATGGGGAGGAGGATGCAATAACAGTAACAGAGGCCTTATTACCTTGCCTGGATGGTGCGAAACTGGTTGATGCACCTattcttttctttgttctttctcACAAGGCTTTTGTCAGGGAGCTTGAGCAGCTCCACCGCTCCGCCCTGGAGGTGGCTGACACTGGGTCCCCTGATCGCCAGTTTGTGGATGATCTTGGCCGGAGGTTTGACTTCTTTAAGCTTGTTTATAAGTACCACGCTGCAGCGGAAGATGAGGTGAGGACTGAGGAG ATTGTATTTCCAGCTCTAAATAGCAAAGTAAAGAACGTGGTGACTACATCTGCATTAGAACATAAGTGCATCAATGATGACTTCTGCTCCGCAGTCCAGTGCTTGGATCTTTTAAGAAAAGAGTGTGAAGATTTTACCCATCTGTTTCAAAAACTCATCTTCTCCATCAGCTCTATAAAGTCCGCTATCTGCGAGCATATGCTGAAGGAAGAAAAATTG GTTTTTCCTTTGGTGATAGGACAATTCTCTTCTGAAGAACAGGCTAAGCTTGTTTGGCAGTATATCTGCAGTGTTCCTATTGCTTTATTGGAAGATTTTCTGCCGTGGATGGCTTGTTCTCTTCCTCCAGATGAGAAACTAGACCTTCTGGATTGCATGAAGATTGTTGTATCCAAGGAAGAAGTGCTTGAAGAG GTGGTCATCTCTTGGCTTAATAATAAGAAACCTTCTCCTCCTGGAGCCTGCAATGTCTATGGACAAGGAGCTCAATTTTACAGTGGACACGTTAGCTCCATGGAGATACTCAAGATACATCCAAATACATTTGATTTTGgtgaagaagaaaaatcaaagCTCTGTTCCATTTACACATCTATAGGACCAAACCCACTTGATGGCATTTACATTTGGAATACTGCTCTTGCAAGAGATTTCAGGAAAGTTCTGGATGAGTTATACCAAATAAGAAGCTTGAACAACATGTCAAACTTGTCTTCCATAGTAGTTCAGCTACAATTCCTTTTAGATGTCCTTATCTCCTACAG CAACGCATTGGATCAAATATTTTTTCCCCTGGTAAATGACCTTTCCAAGAATGTCCTACCATTATCTTGCACACGACTTGTGGAGAAAGGTCAAGTCGAAAGGCTTCAATTCTTGCTGTACGGAGTGCTTCAAGATGGAGCGCAACCAAGCAATTTCCTGAAGGGCCTTTGCAGGGAAGTGGAGTTGCTTGTGAGAGGAATTAGCAAAAACCTGACACATATAGAAACAGAG GTATATTCTTCTATTGGCAAGAAGTGCAGCCATAATATGCTGCTGTGGCTGTTATATGCAGGTCTCAAAACTATGCCTCTTGGGTTGTTAAAATGCACTGTTCTTTGGTTTTCTGCTACTTTATTGGATGAGCAGTTCAAGACCATGCTGGACGCCATGACAGATGCATGCCCTTTAGGCAACAAGCCAATTTTAATTCTGTTGCATAGTTGGGTTCGCATGGGTTATTTAGGTAAAATATCCATGGAAAGGTTTGCAAAAGATCTGCAAGAAAATTTTATCAGAGGAATCTATTTCACATCTGATCGAATTGGGGAGGATGTTGGGTTTGCTAATTTAAAGTTTGATATGCAAGCCTGCACTATATTTAACACCATAGAATCTGAGCCGAGCCCTGCTGTAAAAGATAACAAGATGGTCTGCAACCCCTCATCTTCTCATTCCAAAACCAATGAGAAGCTTGAATCTGGTGGAATGACTCTTCATAAATTCTCCCCTCAAATGtggagcaatattctttctgtTGTGAGACATCCTGCTGAGAATGGCATTGCCAAAAAAGTTTTGGCTCTAGAATTAAGACCAATGGATCATTTTGTGTGCTTTCACAAAGCTCTCATAAGAGATCTGGACTACATTGTCTTTCTTTCAGCTAACATGGCCAAAAGCTTTCAGTTTATCCCTGATTTACGTAGACATTTTGAACTTCTAAAGTTTCTGTATGACATTCACAGTGCTTCAGAGGATGAGGTTGTCTTTCCGGCTCTAGAATCAAAGGGGAAACTCAAAAACATTACCCAGTCTTACACCATTGACCATAAATTGGAGGAGGAAAACTTCGCCAAAGTTTCATCTCTGCTAAATGACATTGCCACCCTGCATGATGATCTAGACAAACCGGGTGAGGGAAGTCTACAATATCGACAGATGTGTTTGAAGCTCCATGAGACTTGCCTGTCTATGCAGAAAATAATCTCGGGGCATATTCATCgtgaagaaattcaactttGGCCTTTATTTGGAGAATACTTTTCCACTGAGGAACAAGAAAAGATGTTAGGGTGTATGCTTGGCAGAACTAGAGCTGAAACTCTACAAGAAATGATACCCTGGTTGATGTCAGCTTTAACCCAAGATGAACAACATGCCCTGATTTCTCTGTGGCGTAGGGCTACAAAAAATACCAATTTTGAACAATGGTTAGGAGAATGGTGGGAAGATATGAAAGATTATTGTGTTGCTAAGGATGAAGAAGAATCCTCTTTTCCTCCTTCCTTGGCTGCTAACCCTCTGGAAGTTGTCTCAGTGTATCTGGGGGAACAAACATGCAGAGAAAGCAAACTTTCAGGAAAAGAAGTTTCTGATAACAATGCTGAGCATTCTGGGTATATATGTCCATATTCAAAAGATTTCAAAGGTGGTCAAAACAATGATAAATATGAAGATCTAGTCAACTGTGGTGAAGAACTTGATAAGAAAACTGATCAGCAAATTGTTGATGATCAAGCTGATAAAGCTGGACAAAACATTCAGGCGTGCCATGATGAGCATCCACTGGAATTAAATCAAAAGGAGCTGGAAACTGCAATAAGAAGAGTGTCCCGTGATCCTACATTGgattctcagaagaaatcacaTATCATCCAGAGCCTGATAATGAG CCGTTGGATTGTAACACAACAGAATTCGAACACGTTGAGTGCTGCGGCTAATGATAGAGAAGAAGATTTTGGCCAGTATCCATCTTATCAGGATTCTCTCAATGAAATTTTCGGCTGCAAGCACTACAAACGCAACTGTAAACTTCTTGCTGCATGTTGCAGCAAACTGTTTACATGCATAAAATGTCATGACGAGTTCACGGATCATTCTATGGAAAG AAAAGCTATTACAAAAATGATGTGCATGAAATGCTTGGTAATTCAACCAGTTGGCCCAAAATGCTCAAACAATGCTTGCAATAATTTTCCAATGGCAAAATACTATTGCCCAGTTTGCAAACTATTTGATGATGAAAG GTATCTGTCTCATGTACAGAATTCTCTAAAGATCAATTAA